The Maridesulfovibrio bastinii DSM 16055 genome segment GGCTTTTTCCACTTGCTCAACAGTTGCTGTGCCTGAAAAAGAAAATCCAAGTTTATCCAAGACCCAGTTGACAATTTTTCCTAAAGACTTGAGCCATGAAATAACAGGATCAAAAACGGCTATAAGAGCTTTTCCCCACCAGGTATCTCCGAAAGCGTTCTTAAATGAATCCCACAGGTTGGAAATATACGGTAGAACAGCCATTAAAATTGCTAACGCAGCGATAATGCCGGCCACAACCATAACAACTGGATTAGCGAGAAAAACAGCGTTGAATATAGCCTGTGCAGCACTCCATCCCTTAGTGAATAAAGCCGCGACCTTGCTTATACCTGTCCATGCGCTGGTAGCCATGGTCCATCCCTTAGTAAATATAGCCGCAACCTTGGTAATACCTGTCCATGCTTTGGTAGCCATGTTCCATCCCTGCATGAAAACTTGAGCAACTTTAATAGCTGATGAGAACAAATAAATAGTTGCTATCAAACCTCCAAGAATCAATGCAGTCTGGCTAATCCATTTTACCACACCGGGATAAGCTTTAGTCCATTCAATTATTTTTCCTGAGACATCAGCAACCCAGTTGAACACATCAGCAAGTATTGGAACAAAGTAATTGCCAAGAACAATCTGTATGCTTTTAGCTCCCTGCAACATCCGCTGATACGGGTCGACGTTTTTCATCTCCATTGATTTGGCCTGAGTCATATCAGTAACGGCATTCAGCTTACCTGTAGCGTCCTTTAACCCGTCAATATTTCCAATAAGAGCCTTAACCACATCTGACCCTTCAGACCCGAAAGAATCCTTAAGGACCCCTAATTCAGAAGGATCAAAAGTATCTCCAAACTTTCCTTTAATCTTTTCCAGAATCTGAACCATTGGCAGCAATTTGCCATTGGAATCTGTAAAAGACATACCCAGCTTTTTCTGAGCTCCCTGCACGGATGAAAGGAACGCTTTAAACTTTTTGCCGGCATCTTTTGGACCAACGGAAGATTTCTGCAAAGTACCCAGCACGGCAAGTTGTTCAGAAAAAGATGCACCTGCGGCTTTACCTGCACCATTTAGAGTCGAGAATGATGCTTTCATATCTGCAACGCTGGAATGCATATATTGAGTGGCAGCAGCGGTTTTGGCGGCTACAACTTCAGCCCACTTACTTTTACCCATGGCGTTCGCTTTATCAGCATATAAGTTGAGCATGCTTGTCATATATGTAGTGACAGAGGCAGAATTCTCTTTTGTTGCTTTTGCCAGTATTCCTGTTGAGTTGGTTATAGAAGATAAATCTTTACCATGAAGACCATTTACTGAGGATTGGATCTTGGCAGCTGATTTTACGAAATCGGTAGCACTCTCACCATATTTTAAAGAATATTTAAGGGCATCATTTGAAAGAGCAGACAAGGCATCACTTTTTACACCTAGAAAGGCGGCATCTCCCATAGCGGAATTGAACTCTTCAGCAGGTTTCACCATAGAAATTATGTTGCTGAATGCTGATTGAAATGCACTACCACTATCTTTAATACTTTTAAGGGACGTTTGGAATTTACTGCTTAGCTTATCAATATTTTTATATATCTTATTGAAGATACTATCTGATTTACTTGCAATCGAATCCAATGAAGAGCCTAAACTATTTATTTTACCCAAAATCATCCCCTAAAAGCTTTCGCAATGCCATTACAGACTGCTACACTCATTTTTTCCCAATAATCTTTTTCCAAAAACAATGCTTCAGACATAGAGTCAGTATCAATTTCTCTCCCGGGAAACCATTTTGCTGAGTACAACTGCAATTGCATCAAACCGTTTCTTCCGATTTGATATGCAGCTTCCTCTACTTTCCCACTGTGATTTCCAGATCAGGAGAGTATTCCTCAATAATTTTTGCAGCGATCTGTATGGGTGCTCCGGGGAGTTCCATTACAGTCTTAAAATCATCCTTCTGCTCAGGCTTGATAGAACGCATCAAAAAATTATGTGCCGGGGTAACTTTGTTATTCGGCTGCATTTCATTAATGTACTGATTATAAATGGCTACAGTTACAGTAAATTCAAATTCCTGTCCGTTGATATTGAGAGCAATCATTTTTATTCCTTTAAATCTATTTTA includes the following:
- a CDS encoding phage tail tape measure protein; this encodes MGKINSLGSSLDSIASKSDSIFNKIYKNIDKLSSKFQTSLKSIKDSGSAFQSAFSNIISMVKPAEEFNSAMGDAAFLGVKSDALSALSNDALKYSLKYGESATDFVKSAAKIQSSVNGLHGKDLSSITNSTGILAKATKENSASVTTYMTSMLNLYADKANAMGKSKWAEVVAAKTAAATQYMHSSVADMKASFSTLNGAGKAAGASFSEQLAVLGTLQKSSVGPKDAGKKFKAFLSSVQGAQKKLGMSFTDSNGKLLPMVQILEKIKGKFGDTFDPSELGVLKDSFGSEGSDVVKALIGNIDGLKDATGKLNAVTDMTQAKSMEMKNVDPYQRMLQGAKSIQIVLGNYFVPILADVFNWVADVSGKIIEWTKAYPGVVKWISQTALILGGLIATIYLFSSAIKVAQVFMQGWNMATKAWTGITKVAAIFTKGWTMATSAWTGISKVAALFTKGWSAAQAIFNAVFLANPVVMVVAGIIAALAILMAVLPYISNLWDSFKNAFGDTWWGKALIAVFDPVISWLKSLGKIVNWVLDKLGFSFSGTATVEQVEKAGKGQTDSVLAGADAQLQSKANPESLKVSNNIPMEIPPEAIKTLGSAAKSAPLPSSVDPSVKVPVQIQPESLQGSVAASMKIQPQDVKPASIQSLDQMKQTSIQPGGIRQDIANISNQNNSKNCQRGPVTNNYYGPYSNTNEQWALEMC
- a CDS encoding DUF6890 family protein, whose translation is MQLQLYSAKWFPGREIDTDSMSEALFLEKDYWEKMSVAVCNGIAKAFRG
- a CDS encoding putative phage tail assembly chaperone, which translates into the protein MIALNINGQEFEFTVTVAIYNQYINEMQPNNKVTPAHNFLMRSIKPEQKDDFKTVMELPGAPIQIAAKIIEEYSPDLEITVGK